CGCGCTGCACCTCGCCCTGTTGAAGGGCGCGCAGCAGCTTTGACTGAAGGGTGAGCGGCATTTCACCTATTTCGTCCAGAAAGAGCGTGCCGCCGTTGGCCTGGGCAAAACGCCCTTCGCGGCGCCGGTCAGCCCCCGTAAACGAACCTTTTTCATGCCCAAACAGCTCTGATTCCAGCAAATTTTCCGCCAACGCCGCGCAGTTTACCGTTACCAGAGATTTTTCTGCCCTGGTACTCGCGCTGTGCAGGGCACGGGCCACCAGCTCTTTGCCTGTGCCCGATTCGCCGGTGATGAGCACCGTGGCCTCGGTGGGCGCAACGGTGGCGATAATTTCCTGCATGGCCCGGATGGGCGCACTGCGGCCAAGAATTCCAGGGCGTGTGGCGGCATCGCTGAGCTGGCGGCGCAGCTCGCGGTTTTCCACACTGAGACGCGAGTGCTCAATGGCTTTTTCAAGCGTGTGCCTGAGCGCCTCAAAGTCGAGCGGTTTGACCAGATAGTCGTATGCGCCCAGACGCAGGGCCTCCACTGCGGTTTCCACAGACGAATAGGCCGTCATGAGCACAACGGGCAGGGCCGGATTGTATTCCAGAATATTCTTGAGCGCGTGTATGCCGTCCATGCGCGCCATACGCACGTCGGTCAGCACGGCGTCAAAGGACTTTTCGCGCACAAGGCTCACGGCCTCGTCACCGTCGGTGGCTTCTTCCACGGCGTATCCCCACGAACGCAGCATGGTTCGCAGCATGCCACGGTGGGCGTCGTCATCGTCTACAACCAGAATACAGGTGCTCACTGTTTCCTCACTTTATGCTTGGCAACCAGTCTCAACTCAGTCTGCCCGCTTGGCCTTGGCCACATCGTCCTGAGCCGCGCGGGGCAGCCAGATGCTGAACGTGGTTTCGCCGCGCCGCGATGCCTGCGCAGGGCGCGAGACAACACTGATCTCACCGTCGTGGGCTTCAACAATCT
The window above is part of the Desulfovibrio sp. genome. Proteins encoded here:
- a CDS encoding sigma-54 dependent transcriptional regulator — translated: MSTCILVVDDDDAHRGMLRTMLRSWGYAVEEATDGDEAVSLVREKSFDAVLTDVRMARMDGIHALKNILEYNPALPVVLMTAYSSVETAVEALRLGAYDYLVKPLDFEALRHTLEKAIEHSRLSVENRELRRQLSDAATRPGILGRSAPIRAMQEIIATVAPTEATVLITGESGTGKELVARALHSASTRAEKSLVTVNCAALAENLLESELFGHEKGSFTGADRRREGRFAQANGGTLFLDEIGEMPLTLQSKLLRALQQGEVQRVGADAAITVDVRVIAATNRDLREEVTQKRFREDLYFRLNVICIEVPPLRERAEDIPVLAAHFLERFANRNRKSVRGFSPQALASMLRYAWPGNVRELENAVERAVILCNGDLITERELPSVVTGPTPVDERQPEVDASLAGLPLDTVERRAIEETLRQTGDNKSEAARQLGITRATLHNKLRKYGLE